A genomic segment from Rhodospirillum centenum SW encodes:
- a CDS encoding S9 family peptidase — MRRSNGVIAVGVLGAALLAAAAPSARAETLTVERLVASPSLSGPQPGAVHFSPDGRWVTYLKPSAADASRRDLWGYELATGRQTLLVDAGEFAAATESEEERARRERQRIRETGVTEYVWDAAGKAVVLPSSGDIYLKELAGPIRRLTRTPEAETDPKVSPDGRRIAYVRGGNLYVLDLAGGAETALTTDGADGILNGMAEFVAQEEMDRDTGYWWSPDGSRIAYARVDERAVPLVNRYDYGADGVKVVPQRYPFAGGPNAVVRLFVQAVAGGPPVAVDLGPSEDIYLARVDWRPDGGLAVQRLSRDHKRLDLLFADPATGVSRVVLSETGKTWVDVHSDLRFLPDGRFVWSSAADGFRHLFLHGADGRRLNAITRGDWDADAVVGLDTEAGRVLFTGFADGPLERHVYAAALDGSDAAKPRRLSGLAGWHAAELAKTGGIWLDTASAPDQPPQLSLRDRQGRLIGWLEENRIAEGHPYRPYADAHIAPDFGTLTAADGSLLSWMMLKPPAATAQKPAPAIVVTYGGPGVPQLAARRWSGTALLMQVMAQQGYVVFVLDNRGTANRGKAFEDQIYKAFGTVEPADQAAGAAYLKSLPFVRGDRIGIYGHSYGGYNTLMALLQKPEMFAAGVAGAPVTDWTLYDTFYTERFMGLPSEDGGAAYARASVLEQADKLARPLLLLHGMADDNVFLDNTVRLAARLQKARKPFEMMLYPGERHGFFDRDMRAHSYRTMLDFFDRHLKGG, encoded by the coding sequence ATGCGGCGGAGCAACGGTGTCATCGCGGTCGGGGTCCTGGGGGCGGCGCTGCTGGCCGCGGCAGCGCCGTCGGCGCGGGCGGAGACGCTGACGGTGGAACGGCTGGTGGCCAGCCCCTCCCTCTCCGGTCCGCAGCCGGGGGCGGTGCATTTCTCGCCGGACGGGCGCTGGGTCACCTATCTGAAGCCCAGCGCTGCCGACGCCTCCCGCCGTGACCTCTGGGGATACGAGCTGGCGACCGGCCGGCAGACCCTGCTGGTCGATGCCGGAGAGTTCGCTGCCGCCACGGAATCGGAGGAGGAACGCGCCCGACGCGAGCGCCAGCGCATCCGCGAGACGGGCGTCACCGAGTATGTCTGGGACGCGGCCGGCAAGGCAGTCGTGCTGCCGTCGTCGGGCGACATCTACCTGAAGGAGCTGGCGGGACCGATCCGCCGCCTGACCCGGACACCGGAGGCGGAGACGGACCCGAAGGTCTCCCCCGACGGGCGCCGCATCGCCTATGTCCGGGGCGGGAACCTCTACGTCCTCGACCTCGCGGGCGGGGCGGAGACGGCGCTGACCACGGACGGCGCCGACGGCATCCTGAACGGCATGGCCGAGTTCGTCGCCCAGGAGGAGATGGACCGCGACACCGGCTACTGGTGGTCGCCCGACGGCAGCCGCATCGCCTACGCCAGGGTGGACGAGCGCGCCGTGCCCCTGGTCAACCGCTACGACTACGGGGCCGACGGGGTGAAGGTGGTGCCGCAGCGCTATCCCTTCGCCGGCGGCCCGAACGCGGTCGTCCGCCTCTTCGTGCAGGCGGTGGCGGGCGGGCCGCCGGTGGCGGTCGATCTCGGCCCCTCCGAGGACATCTATCTGGCGCGGGTGGACTGGCGGCCCGACGGCGGGCTGGCCGTACAGCGGCTGAGCCGGGACCACAAGCGCCTGGACCTGCTGTTCGCGGACCCGGCGACGGGCGTCTCCAGGGTGGTCCTGTCCGAGACCGGGAAGACCTGGGTGGACGTCCATTCCGACCTGCGGTTCCTGCCGGACGGGCGCTTCGTCTGGTCCTCGGCCGCGGACGGTTTCCGCCACCTCTTCCTGCACGGGGCCGACGGCCGGCGGCTGAACGCCATCACCCGCGGCGACTGGGATGCCGACGCGGTGGTCGGCCTGGACACGGAAGCCGGGAGGGTCCTCTTCACCGGCTTCGCCGACGGTCCGCTGGAGCGGCATGTCTATGCCGCCGCACTGGACGGGTCGGACGCGGCGAAGCCGCGCCGGCTCAGCGGGCTTGCCGGCTGGCACGCGGCGGAACTGGCGAAGACCGGCGGGATCTGGCTGGACACGGCCTCGGCTCCCGACCAGCCGCCGCAGCTTTCCCTGCGCGACCGTCAGGGCCGGCTGATCGGCTGGCTGGAGGAGAACCGGATCGCCGAGGGGCATCCCTACCGGCCCTATGCCGATGCCCACATCGCCCCGGACTTCGGGACCCTGACGGCGGCCGACGGTTCGCTTCTCTCCTGGATGATGCTGAAGCCCCCGGCGGCGACGGCACAGAAGCCGGCGCCGGCGATCGTCGTCACCTATGGCGGGCCGGGCGTGCCCCAGCTCGCGGCCCGGCGCTGGAGCGGCACGGCCCTGCTGATGCAGGTCATGGCCCAGCAGGGCTATGTGGTCTTCGTCCTGGACAACCGCGGCACCGCCAACCGCGGCAAGGCGTTCGAGGACCAGATCTACAAGGCGTTCGGCACGGTGGAGCCGGCCGACCAGGCGGCCGGCGCCGCCTACCTCAAGTCGCTGCCCTTCGTGCGCGGCGACCGCATCGGCATCTACGGCCACAGCTATGGCGGCTACAACACGCTGATGGCCCTGTTGCAGAAGCCGGAGATGTTCGCCGCCGGCGTCGCCGGCGCGCCCGTCACCGACTGGACGCTCTACGACACCTTCTACACCGAGCGCTTCATGGGCCTGCCCTCGGAGGACGGCGGTGCCGCCTACGCCCGCGCCAGCGTGCTGGAACAGGCGGACAAGCTGGCGCGGCCGCTCCTCTTGCTGCACGGGATGGCCGACGACAACGTCTTCCTGGACAACACCGTGCGGTTGGCCGCCCGGCTCCAGAAGGCGCGGAAGCCGTTCGAGATGATGCTCTATCCCGGCGAGCGCCACGGCTTCTTCGACCGCGACATGCGGGCCCATTCGTACAGGACGATGCTCGACTTCTTCGACCGGCACCTGAAGGGTGGCTGA
- a CDS encoding ISAs1 family transposase: MAGIFRISFQGLPDPRTGNARRHALLDVLTIALTASICGAESCVDFATFARDRRALFEEFLELPGGLPSHDTFSRVFRLLDPVAFSRCFQQFLDHLGEDGAGVLAIDGKTLRRSFDRAAGRSALHVVSAFASGARMIVGQRAVAAGENEIVAARALLELFDLKGVLVTGDALHAQERTAQTILERGGDWLFPLKDNRPALRAEVERYFADPATVLAVPHVTTDADHGRIEVRRHWVSHDVAWLASDRRFPDEAVLPGLKILGLVERTVTSPDGRTTATRTLYLSSAALEPKTLARAVRAHWSIEAAVHWVLDTSFDEDRARNRKDHGPENLATLRKLALNVVRSANNQDSIRLRRKRAGWSDDYARTILGQMR, from the coding sequence ATGGCTGGAATTTTTCGGATTTCGTTTCAAGGTCTTCCCGATCCGCGGACAGGGAATGCGCGGCGTCACGCTCTTCTGGATGTTCTGACGATTGCGTTGACGGCGTCGATCTGCGGGGCGGAAAGCTGCGTGGACTTTGCGACCTTCGCGCGGGACCGGCGGGCCTTGTTCGAGGAGTTCCTCGAGCTTCCCGGCGGGCTGCCCAGCCACGACACGTTTTCACGGGTATTCCGGCTTCTGGACCCGGTGGCGTTTTCCCGCTGTTTCCAGCAGTTCCTTGATCATCTGGGGGAGGATGGGGCCGGGGTCCTGGCCATTGACGGCAAGACGCTACGGCGCTCCTTCGACCGGGCGGCGGGGCGTTCGGCTCTACATGTGGTGAGCGCGTTTGCGTCCGGCGCGCGGATGATCGTGGGGCAGCGGGCGGTGGCCGCGGGCGAGAACGAGATCGTGGCGGCGCGGGCGTTGCTGGAACTGTTCGATCTCAAGGGTGTGCTGGTAACCGGTGACGCTCTGCACGCGCAGGAGCGGACGGCGCAGACCATCCTGGAGCGGGGCGGCGACTGGCTTTTTCCGCTGAAAGACAACCGCCCTGCGCTACGGGCCGAGGTTGAGCGCTACTTCGCGGACCCGGCAACGGTTCTGGCCGTGCCCCATGTCACCACCGATGCCGACCACGGTCGTATCGAGGTGCGCCGCCACTGGGTAAGCCACGACGTGGCCTGGCTCGCCTCCGACCGACGTTTCCCCGACGAGGCCGTACTGCCGGGCCTGAAGATCCTGGGCCTGGTCGAACGCACGGTCACGAGCCCCGACGGCCGCACTACCGCCACCCGAACCCTCTATCTCTCCTCCGCCGCGCTGGAGCCCAAGACGCTCGCCCGCGCCGTCCGCGCCCACTGGAGCATCGAGGCCGCCGTCCATTGGGTGCTCGACACCTCCTTCGACGAAGACCGCGCCCGTAACCGCAAGGACCATGGCCCGGAAAACCTCGCCACACTCCGAAAACTCGCACTCAACGTCGTCCGCTCCGCCAACAACCAGGATTCCATCCGCCTCCGCAGAAAACGCGCCGGATGGTCCGACGACTATGCCCGAACCATCCTCGGGCAAATGCGATAG
- a CDS encoding TonB-dependent receptor plug domain-containing protein, giving the protein MRRPPARSIGLSPVPLSLVLTLGGTWPSLALAAETAIDLPPVYVTTATRTEHDITTAPAPVQLIDSTDIQAAGATTLRNILDLTPGVHVSPTGTTLQIRGLGGSDTLYLIDGRRVEGEFSNSFELERIAASMIDRIEIVRGPASMLYGADALGGVVNIITKQPTAGLEGSVDLQYGANNHGDGERSLLSADLRGGSEALLFSLYANRVSRDPYAERETARVTVPQSGTQIAPSAHPNARIRNGLKDSYDVDVEYRDKADVDTVGGAVELLPTPELKLRLDLNAMQEDRESTYISSRYATAVLASGRPIQAANIPARQYDDNERLDTALGLDWSPFRTLDLRYRLQYSRYEKDRVAYALPYADLGYATREASASAVNRSTMEQWVNELTGVWRPAEGHSLVGGLEHRENDVDSTAYDADGRRFDSAFLQHEWQILPDLSAVYGVRYDDDSVGGSNVSVQAGGVWTLSPLLRLRANFAQGYKAPDGRDLYVNQVNPQGVPMLGAEVIDPGQGKTSAHTVDPETSDTIELGLAGGTRVWDYGLTVFHTDVTDRIEMVREGSGLLTYNTFRNIGKVRIRGIEAEGSVGLTTELRARASVTLLDAENRSGGDALLTTPETLATASLDYAPGPGWLLRAIVRHTGEQDYSGRAGVEKADDYTLVHLKASYAPPALEGIEVYGGIDNLFDGKVDPGLGSDPGPYAYLGVRYHF; this is encoded by the coding sequence ATGCGCCGTCCCCCCGCCCGTTCGATCGGCCTTTCGCCGGTCCCGCTCTCCCTCGTCCTGACCCTCGGCGGCACCTGGCCGTCCCTTGCCCTCGCCGCGGAGACGGCGATCGACCTCCCGCCGGTCTATGTGACCACGGCGACCCGCACCGAACATGACATCACCACCGCCCCGGCCCCGGTCCAGTTGATCGACAGCACGGACATCCAGGCCGCCGGCGCCACCACCCTGCGCAACATCCTGGACCTGACCCCGGGCGTCCATGTCAGCCCCACCGGCACCACCTTGCAGATTCGCGGCCTCGGCGGATCGGACACGCTCTATCTGATCGACGGCCGCCGCGTCGAAGGCGAGTTCAGCAACTCCTTCGAGCTGGAGCGCATCGCCGCCTCGATGATCGACCGCATCGAGATCGTGCGCGGTCCCGCCAGCATGCTCTATGGCGCCGACGCCCTCGGGGGCGTGGTCAACATCATCACCAAGCAGCCGACGGCGGGGCTGGAGGGCAGCGTCGACCTTCAGTACGGCGCGAACAACCACGGCGACGGTGAGCGCAGCCTGCTCTCGGCGGACCTGCGCGGCGGCAGCGAGGCGCTCCTCTTCAGCCTCTACGCCAACCGGGTGAGCCGCGATCCCTATGCGGAGCGCGAGACGGCGCGGGTGACCGTGCCGCAGTCCGGAACCCAGATCGCGCCGTCCGCCCATCCCAATGCCCGGATCAGGAACGGGCTGAAGGACAGCTACGACGTGGATGTCGAATACCGCGACAAGGCCGACGTGGACACGGTCGGCGGTGCGGTCGAACTGCTTCCGACCCCGGAGCTGAAGCTCAGGCTCGACCTCAACGCCATGCAGGAGGACCGCGAGAGCACCTACATCAGCAGCCGCTACGCGACGGCCGTGCTGGCGTCGGGCCGCCCGATCCAGGCCGCGAACATCCCGGCCCGCCAGTATGACGACAATGAGCGGCTGGACACGGCCCTGGGGCTGGACTGGTCCCCCTTCAGGACGCTCGACCTGCGCTACCGGCTCCAGTACAGCCGCTATGAGAAGGACCGGGTGGCCTACGCCCTCCCCTATGCCGATCTCGGCTATGCGACCCGGGAGGCCTCGGCCAGCGCCGTCAACCGCTCGACGATGGAACAGTGGGTCAACGAGCTGACCGGCGTCTGGCGCCCGGCCGAGGGCCACTCCCTGGTCGGCGGCCTGGAGCACCGCGAGAACGACGTGGACTCGACCGCCTACGACGCCGACGGCCGCCGTTTCGATTCCGCCTTCCTTCAGCACGAATGGCAGATCCTGCCGGATCTGAGCGCCGTTTACGGTGTGCGCTATGACGACGATTCGGTCGGCGGCTCGAACGTGTCCGTCCAGGCCGGCGGGGTCTGGACCCTGTCGCCCCTCCTGCGGCTGCGGGCGAATTTCGCCCAGGGCTACAAGGCGCCGGACGGCCGCGACCTCTACGTCAACCAGGTGAATCCCCAGGGTGTCCCCATGCTGGGCGCCGAAGTCATTGATCCCGGCCAGGGCAAGACCAGCGCGCACACCGTGGATCCCGAAACCAGCGATACCATCGAACTGGGCCTCGCCGGCGGGACCAGGGTCTGGGACTACGGCCTCACGGTCTTCCACACCGACGTCACCGACCGTATCGAGATGGTGCGCGAGGGCAGCGGGCTGCTGACCTACAACACCTTCCGCAACATCGGCAAAGTCCGCATCCGGGGCATCGAGGCGGAGGGCTCGGTCGGTCTGACGACGGAGCTGCGCGCCCGTGCCTCCGTGACCCTGCTCGATGCGGAGAACCGCAGCGGCGGGGACGCCCTTCTCACCACCCCGGAGACCCTGGCGACGGCCTCGCTCGACTATGCGCCCGGCCCGGGCTGGCTGCTGCGGGCCATCGTCCGCCACACCGGGGAGCAGGACTATTCCGGGCGGGCGGGCGTGGAAAAGGCCGACGACTACACCCTGGTGCATCTGAAGGCGAGCTATGCGCCCCCGGCCCTGGAGGGGATCGAGGTCTACGGCGGCATCGACAACCTGTTCGACGGGAAGGTCGATCCCGGCCTGGGGTCTGACCCCGGACCTTACGCCTATCTCGGCGTGCGCTATCACTTCTGA
- the ubiM gene encoding 5-demethoxyubiquinol-8 5-hydroxylase UbiM yields the protein MNHCDIAVIGAGPAGLAFARGLAGSGLSVTLVERSPEAALAEPAFDGREIALTHRSVRTLQALGAWERIPAAETAPLREALVLDGNAPVVLTFAPETRGAPLGTLVPNHLIRRALWESVQAAGCAQVLAGVAVSTVTAGEDGAGLTLADGRTVTARLVVAADTRFSEARRQLGIAATMQDFGRSMLVARVAHEKPHGGIATEWFGHGQTVAMLPLNGDVSSLVLTLPAARIEALMKADEAAFNAEVTRRTEHRWGALRLVGSRHAYPLVATYADRFVAPRFALVGDAAVGMHPVTAHGFNFGLSGAQRLGTEIRAALARGRDAADPGALRRYEAAHRAATWPLFTATNAIASLYTDDSVPARLLRGAVMRLGSALAPARRLVTAQLMQATTP from the coding sequence ATGAACCACTGTGATATCGCCGTGATCGGCGCCGGGCCCGCGGGGCTCGCCTTCGCCCGCGGGTTGGCCGGCAGCGGCCTTTCCGTCACCCTGGTCGAGCGCAGCCCCGAGGCGGCGCTCGCCGAGCCCGCCTTCGACGGGCGCGAGATCGCGCTGACCCATCGGTCCGTGCGGACCTTGCAGGCGCTGGGTGCCTGGGAGCGCATTCCGGCGGCAGAGACCGCACCGCTGCGCGAAGCGCTGGTGCTGGACGGAAACGCCCCGGTCGTCCTGACCTTCGCGCCGGAGACGCGCGGCGCGCCGCTGGGCACCCTTGTCCCGAACCACCTGATCCGGCGCGCCCTCTGGGAGAGCGTGCAGGCGGCCGGCTGTGCGCAGGTGCTGGCGGGTGTGGCGGTCTCCACGGTCACCGCCGGGGAGGACGGGGCAGGCCTGACTCTGGCGGACGGGCGGACCGTCACCGCGCGGCTGGTGGTCGCCGCCGACACCCGCTTCTCCGAGGCCCGGCGCCAGCTCGGCATCGCGGCCACGATGCAGGATTTCGGCCGCTCCATGCTGGTGGCGCGCGTGGCGCACGAGAAGCCCCATGGCGGCATCGCCACCGAGTGGTTCGGGCACGGCCAGACCGTCGCCATGCTGCCGCTGAACGGCGATGTCTCCTCCCTCGTTCTCACCCTGCCCGCCGCCCGGATCGAGGCGCTGATGAAGGCGGACGAGGCTGCCTTCAACGCCGAGGTCACCCGGCGGACGGAGCATCGCTGGGGGGCGCTGCGGCTGGTCGGCTCGCGGCACGCCTACCCGCTCGTCGCCACCTATGCCGACCGCTTCGTGGCCCCGCGCTTCGCCCTGGTGGGCGACGCGGCGGTGGGAATGCACCCGGTCACGGCGCATGGCTTCAATTTCGGCCTGTCCGGCGCGCAGCGCCTGGGGACGGAGATCCGGGCCGCCCTGGCGCGCGGGCGGGATGCGGCCGATCCCGGCGCATTGCGCCGCTACGAGGCGGCGCACCGGGCGGCGACCTGGCCGCTCTTCACCGCCACCAACGCCATCGCCTCCCTCTATACCGACGACAGCGTGCCGGCCCGCCTGCTGCGCGGGGCGGTGATGCGGCTGGGCTCGGCCCTGGCCCCGGCACGGCGGCTGGTGACGGCACAGCTCATGCAGGCCACGACGCCCTGA
- a CDS encoding LysR family transcriptional regulator has protein sequence MTSLNYNHLRYFWAVAHEGNLTRTAERLNLTQSALSVQIRKLEERLGHALFERRGRQLHLTEAGQIVLDHADAIFATGDEMLATLRQTGAARQALRIGSLATLSRNFQLEFLRPVLGRTDIDLILRSGSAGELLRALEALKLDVVLLNQAPPGDALTPLVTHRLAERPVSLVGTPDRVGHGGGLMEHLRRHPIILPTSDSSVRTGFDALADRLGIRPQVVAEVEDMAMMRLLAREDIGLAVLPPIVVKDEIAAGVLVEAVQVPDIVETFHAVTMARRFPNPLVRLLLLRA, from the coding sequence ATGACATCGCTCAACTACAACCATCTGCGCTACTTCTGGGCGGTTGCGCATGAGGGCAACCTCACCCGCACCGCAGAACGGCTGAATCTCACGCAGTCAGCCCTGTCGGTGCAGATCCGCAAACTCGAGGAACGCCTCGGTCATGCGCTGTTCGAACGCCGGGGGCGGCAGCTGCATCTGACGGAGGCTGGACAGATCGTGCTCGACCATGCCGACGCGATCTTCGCCACCGGCGACGAAATGCTGGCCACCCTGCGGCAGACAGGCGCCGCCCGGCAGGCCCTGCGTATTGGTTCGCTCGCCACCCTGTCACGGAACTTCCAGTTGGAATTCCTCCGTCCGGTCCTTGGCCGGACGGACATCGACCTCATTCTTCGATCGGGCAGCGCGGGCGAACTGTTGCGGGCGCTGGAGGCGCTCAAGCTTGACGTGGTCTTGCTCAATCAGGCCCCGCCCGGAGACGCACTGACCCCTCTCGTCACCCATCGTCTTGCGGAGCGTCCGGTCAGTCTGGTGGGGACGCCGGATCGCGTGGGGCATGGCGGGGGCCTCATGGAACACCTGCGCAGACACCCCATCATCCTGCCGACGTCGGACAGCAGCGTCCGCACGGGCTTCGATGCGTTGGCGGATCGTCTCGGTATCCGGCCGCAGGTCGTCGCGGAAGTCGAGGACATGGCGATGATGCGTCTTCTCGCCCGCGAGGACATCGGGCTGGCCGTTCTTCCGCCCATCGTGGTCAAGGACGAGATTGCGGCGGGCGTGCTGGTCGAAGCCGTCCAGGTGCCGGACATCGTGGAGACCTTCCACGCGGTCACCATGGCGCGACGCTTCCCCAATCCTCTGGTCCGGCTGCTGCTGCTGCGCGCCTGA
- a CDS encoding proton-conducting transporter membrane subunit yields MSLYLLPLSAPFLLLVAAVVGFLRNGRRPAPAPVFAEAAALGALLTAVASLALLVLRGAGDSGVIGWGDLGLSARLDAVSVTMLLVVAFVGWIVVRYSRTYLDGEDRQGCFTGWLCAALASVFLFVLAGNLVQLVGAWIATSFALHHLLLFYPERCAALRAARKKRLFSMIGANALAVAALLLWASFGTADIAMINALARTGDASWPAITAAALLALAAVLKSAQFPTHGWLTEVMEAPTPVSALLHAGVINGGGFLLIRFADVMLAAPGVLALLAMLGGFTALFGALVMLTQPAVKTSLAWSTVAQMGFMILQCGLALFPLALLHIAAHSLYKAHAFLASGGAVEQVAAIRRPGPVAVPDGSAVGRAFLAALAIYAGIGAAFGFAFGFEHKSPQALALGTILIFGVAYLLAQGLADAAPRALTRRTAIYASATAAGYFALQTAAEWLTAGILPATPAPGRLEWVLMTIAVLSFGLVAVAQALFPLWASHPAAAGLRVHLSNGLYANAMIDRMLGGWSLRKAS; encoded by the coding sequence TTGTCGCTGTATCTGCTCCCGCTCTCCGCACCGTTCCTGCTGCTCGTCGCCGCCGTCGTGGGATTTCTGCGGAACGGCCGACGCCCTGCCCCGGCCCCGGTCTTCGCGGAGGCCGCAGCGCTCGGCGCGCTGCTGACCGCGGTGGCATCGCTTGCGCTTCTGGTCCTGCGCGGGGCCGGCGACAGCGGGGTGATCGGATGGGGGGACCTCGGCCTCTCTGCGCGGCTCGACGCGGTGAGCGTCACGATGCTCCTTGTCGTAGCGTTCGTCGGCTGGATCGTCGTGCGGTACTCCCGCACCTATCTCGACGGGGAGGACCGACAGGGCTGCTTCACCGGCTGGCTGTGCGCTGCGCTCGCGTCCGTCTTTCTGTTCGTCCTGGCCGGAAACCTCGTCCAACTGGTCGGGGCCTGGATCGCAACCAGTTTCGCGTTGCACCACCTGCTCCTGTTCTACCCGGAGCGCTGTGCGGCGCTCCGGGCCGCGCGCAAGAAGCGGCTCTTCTCGATGATCGGCGCCAATGCCTTGGCTGTTGCAGCCCTCCTCCTCTGGGCGAGCTTCGGCACGGCGGATATCGCCATGATCAATGCGCTGGCCCGGACCGGCGACGCGTCCTGGCCTGCGATCACGGCCGCCGCCCTGCTCGCGCTTGCCGCAGTCCTGAAATCGGCGCAGTTCCCGACCCATGGCTGGCTTACCGAAGTGATGGAAGCCCCGACGCCGGTCTCGGCGCTGCTTCACGCCGGGGTGATCAATGGCGGCGGCTTCCTGCTGATCCGTTTCGCCGACGTGATGCTGGCTGCCCCCGGCGTGCTCGCCCTGCTGGCGATGCTGGGCGGCTTCACAGCCCTGTTCGGCGCGCTCGTCATGCTGACCCAGCCGGCGGTCAAGACCTCGCTCGCCTGGTCAACGGTCGCGCAGATGGGCTTCATGATATTACAGTGCGGCCTTGCACTGTTCCCGCTGGCTCTGCTCCACATCGCCGCGCACTCGCTGTACAAGGCGCATGCGTTTCTGGCCTCCGGCGGGGCAGTGGAACAGGTGGCGGCCATTCGCCGCCCCGGCCCCGTCGCCGTCCCCGACGGATCCGCCGTAGGTCGGGCCTTTCTGGCCGCACTTGCGATCTATGCCGGGATCGGGGCGGCATTCGGCTTCGCCTTCGGATTTGAGCACAAGTCTCCCCAGGCGCTCGCGCTCGGCACCATCCTGATCTTCGGTGTCGCCTATCTGCTGGCCCAGGGGCTTGCCGATGCCGCGCCGCGTGCACTGACCCGCAGGACCGCGATCTACGCCAGCGCCACCGCCGCCGGATACTTCGCGCTCCAGACGGCAGCCGAATGGCTGACGGCAGGGATCCTGCCGGCGACGCCGGCACCTGGCCGTCTGGAATGGGTCCTGATGACCATCGCAGTGCTGAGCTTCGGACTGGTGGCCGTGGCGCAGGCCCTGTTCCCGCTCTGGGCATCGCACCCCGCCGCAGCGGGACTGCGCGTCCACCTCTCCAATGGCCTGTACGCCAACGCCATGATCGACCGCATGCTCGGCGGCTGGTCGCTCCGCAAGGCGTCGTGA